Proteins from a genomic interval of Lactococcus protaetiae:
- a CDS encoding alpha/beta hydrolase, giving the protein MIMLWILLIILLLFLLFSLITFFVVEHKSRRVIASLKPDHHLYQDSEKFLASDLEEWSIRTQDGLKLYAWYLPAEVKTEKTVIVADGYHSIRARFAAYGWLFHQLGYNVLIPAYRASAEAAGHFIGFGWLDRDDYLRWMNQLIEQDSSVKVAMFGVSMGAASAMMVSGESLPEQVKCFIADCGYDNLWNEIAFKAKHDFHLPAFPLVHLLSFWSKIFASYDYKEASAVKQLEKNTRPFLFIHGEKDVFVPTEMVHRNFAATSAQKELLLIENAGHAIAYETAPEIYREKVKDFLKKYL; this is encoded by the coding sequence ATGATAATGTTATGGATTTTGCTAATTATACTTTTGTTGTTTTTGCTATTTTCGTTGATTACTTTTTTTGTGGTGGAGCATAAAAGTAGGCGAGTGATTGCTTCACTAAAGCCTGACCATCATCTGTATCAGGATAGTGAAAAATTTCTTGCTTCTGATTTGGAAGAATGGAGCATCCGCACTCAGGACGGACTGAAGTTGTATGCGTGGTATCTACCGGCTGAGGTTAAAACAGAGAAAACCGTGATTGTTGCTGATGGCTACCATTCAATTCGTGCGCGATTTGCGGCTTATGGTTGGCTTTTTCATCAGTTAGGATATAATGTGTTAATTCCTGCATACCGTGCGAGTGCGGAGGCTGCGGGACATTTTATAGGTTTTGGTTGGCTTGACCGAGATGACTATCTCAGATGGATGAACCAATTAATTGAGCAAGATTCGTCGGTTAAAGTTGCGATGTTTGGTGTTTCGATGGGAGCTGCCTCAGCGATGATGGTGTCAGGTGAGTCCTTGCCCGAGCAAGTGAAATGTTTCATTGCTGACTGTGGTTATGATAATCTTTGGAATGAAATTGCCTTTAAAGCCAAACATGATTTTCACTTGCCTGCTTTTCCGCTTGTTCATTTGTTGTCATTTTGGTCAAAAATCTTTGCTAGTTATGACTATAAAGAAGCCTCGGCAGTAAAGCAATTAGAAAAAAATACACGACCATTTTTGTTTATTCATGGAGAAAAAGATGTCTTTGTCCCAACAGAAATGGTACATCGCAATTTTGCAGCAACGTCAGCGCAAAAAGAATTACTTTTGATAGAAAATGCAGGACACGCCATCGCCTATGAAACAGCGCCAGAAATTTATCGTGAAAAAGTGAAAGATTTCCTAAAAAAATACTTGTAA
- a CDS encoding DUF2200 family protein, which yields MVGNLERIYKMKWEAVYPLYVAKIERKGRTVAELDEVLSWLTGFEEPSALTGTFEGLLSEKAFNPKADLIKGVICGVRVEEIQDPLIKKIRQMDKLVDELAKGKKIEKILR from the coding sequence ATGGTGGGAAATTTGGAGCGTATTTATAAGATGAAATGGGAAGCGGTTTATCCGCTTTATGTTGCAAAAATAGAGCGGAAAGGGCGCACGGTTGCCGAGCTAGATGAAGTTTTGTCTTGGCTGACAGGATTTGAAGAACCATCAGCACTGACAGGAACTTTTGAAGGGCTGCTGTCAGAAAAAGCTTTTAATCCCAAGGCAGATTTGATTAAAGGTGTCATCTGTGGTGTACGCGTTGAAGAAATCCAAGATCCTTTAATCAAAAAAATACGACAAATGGATAAGCTGGTTGACGAACTGGCAAAAGGGAAAAAGATAGAGAAAATTTTGCGCTGA
- the tkt gene encoding transketolase: protein MFDYTDQLAVNTIRTLSIDAVQKANSGHPGLPMGSAPMAYVLWSKFLNVNPKTSRKWSNRDRFVLSAGHGSAMLYSLLHLAGYNVTIDDLKNFRQWQSKTPGHPEVNHTDGVEATTGPLGQGIANAVGMAMAEAHLAAQYNRPNFDVVDHYTYALNGDGDLMEGVSQEAASLAGKLKLGKLILFYDSNNISLDGDLSMSFIDDVQKRFESYGWQHLLVKDGNDLEEIAAAVEVAKSEKSKPTIIEVKTVIGFGAEKQGTSAVHGAPLGAEGVKFAKAAYGWDYPEFTVPAEVSKRFLETTVARGEAMEQVWRAMFDDYAEKYPELAEQYAKAFANETPDLELTKHEEGSSKASRVTSQEAIQELSAQLPNFWGGSADLSASNNTMAKAESDFMPSNYAGRNIWFGVREFAMGAVMNGIALHGGTRVYGGTFFVFSNYMLPAVRMAALQSLPVTYVWTHDSIAVGEDGPTHEPVEQLASVRSMPNLDVIRPADGNEVVAAWRHAASSQHRPTALVLTRQNLPILPGTAELAEEGLSRGAYILAKEEGELSGVIIATGSEVALALEAKKTLGSGVRVVSMPSMNIFDEQSAEYQEEILPKAVRRRLAVEAGTSYGWGKYVGLDGATVTIDKWGASAPATKVLPEYGFTAENVVAVYNTLD, encoded by the coding sequence ATGTTTGATTACACTGATCAATTGGCTGTGAACACGATTCGGACTTTGTCAATAGATGCCGTTCAAAAGGCAAACTCTGGTCACCCAGGTCTTCCGATGGGCTCTGCGCCAATGGCATATGTCCTTTGGAGTAAGTTCTTGAATGTGAATCCTAAGACGAGTCGTAAATGGTCTAATCGTGACCGTTTCGTCCTCTCTGCTGGTCACGGCTCTGCAATGCTCTACAGTTTGTTGCACTTGGCTGGATACAATGTGACGATTGATGATTTGAAAAATTTCCGTCAATGGCAGTCTAAAACACCGGGACATCCAGAAGTTAATCATACTGATGGTGTTGAAGCAACGACTGGTCCACTCGGTCAAGGGATTGCGAATGCTGTCGGTATGGCAATGGCTGAGGCTCATTTGGCTGCGCAATATAATCGTCCTAACTTTGATGTTGTGGATCATTATACTTATGCGTTGAATGGCGATGGCGATTTGATGGAAGGTGTTTCGCAAGAAGCGGCTTCACTTGCTGGTAAGTTGAAATTAGGCAAGCTCATTCTCTTTTATGATTCAAATAATATTTCACTTGATGGTGATTTATCAATGTCATTTATTGATGATGTTCAAAAACGTTTTGAATCTTATGGTTGGCAACATCTTTTGGTAAAAGATGGCAATGATTTAGAAGAAATTGCTGCGGCAGTTGAGGTGGCAAAGAGCGAAAAATCTAAGCCAACGATTATTGAAGTGAAAACTGTGATTGGTTTTGGTGCTGAAAAGCAAGGAACTTCAGCCGTTCATGGTGCGCCTTTGGGAGCTGAGGGTGTAAAATTTGCGAAAGCAGCTTATGGCTGGGATTATCCAGAATTTACAGTTCCTGCCGAAGTTTCAAAACGTTTCTTGGAAACAACAGTGGCACGTGGCGAAGCCATGGAACAAGTCTGGCGTGCGATGTTTGATGATTATGCTGAGAAATATCCAGAACTTGCAGAACAATACGCGAAAGCTTTTGCGAATGAAACGCCTGACTTGGAACTCACAAAACACGAAGAAGGAAGCAGCAAGGCGTCACGTGTGACTTCACAAGAAGCGATTCAAGAATTGTCTGCTCAACTGCCTAATTTTTGGGGTGGCTCTGCTGACCTTTCAGCGTCAAATAACACAATGGCAAAGGCAGAATCAGACTTTATGCCGTCAAATTATGCAGGACGTAACATTTGGTTTGGTGTTCGTGAATTTGCGATGGGCGCAGTGATGAATGGGATTGCTTTGCATGGTGGAACGCGTGTGTATGGTGGGACTTTCTTCGTCTTTTCAAACTATATGCTTCCAGCGGTTCGGATGGCGGCTTTGCAAAGTCTGCCCGTGACTTATGTTTGGACACATGATTCGATTGCTGTGGGTGAGGACGGTCCAACTCACGAACCTGTTGAACAACTGGCTTCTGTACGCTCAATGCCTAACTTAGATGTGATTCGTCCAGCAGATGGTAATGAAGTGGTGGCTGCTTGGCGTCATGCGGCTTCTAGCCAACATCGTCCAACAGCTTTGGTCTTGACACGTCAGAACTTGCCTATTCTTCCTGGAACGGCTGAACTGGCTGAAGAAGGTTTGAGCCGTGGTGCTTACATTCTTGCGAAAGAAGAAGGTGAACTTTCAGGAGTTATCATTGCTACTGGCTCTGAAGTTGCTTTAGCGCTTGAGGCGAAGAAGACGCTAGGTAGCGGTGTGCGCGTGGTTTCTATGCCATCAATGAATATTTTTGATGAACAATCTGCTGAATATCAAGAAGAAATCTTGCCTAAAGCTGTTCGTCGTCGTCTTGCTGTTGAAGCGGGCACAAGCTACGGCTGGGGTAAATATGTTGGGCTTGATGGCGCAACTGTAACGATTGATAAATGGGGCGCTTCCGCACCTGCAACAAAAGTATTGCCAGAGTACGGCTTTACTGCTGAAAATGTTGTGGCAGTTTACAATACTTTGGACTGA